The DNA segment AAAGCACCTAACGCGTAAGCATAGCCTGTACCCGGGTGAGCATTCAACACTACGCCGACGGGATAAAGAAAGGCAAAGCTTGATCCGAGGTAAGCAGGAATTTTTGCTTTACAAATCAGGATGTACAGCAGTGTACCAATGCCGTTCATTAGCAGGATCATTGCCGGATCTACTTTGAATATATTCGGTACAAGCACCGTGCTGCCGAACATAGCAAAAAGGTGCTGCATGCTTAACAGAACACCAGGCCCGAAAGGCACTTTCTCATTAACTTGAATTTCGCGTTGCAAACAGGGTCACTCCTCTAAACGTTCGTATTTAGTTATCCTTACTAGGATAATGACATTGTTCGCATTTTTCAACATAAAATATTATACAATTCTAAATTATTTTAAAAAAAGACCCAAAGTTCGCCCTGTGGCGAGCTTTGGGTCCATAAAGAAGAAGGAGCTAGCTACTTAAAGTTATTCGCTTGCTGCTCGGCGAAATCGCCAAGGTAAGGCACTTTAAACCATTTTCCCTGCAGCGCCATCAGCATCAGCACAATCCAGAGCACGAAAGAAAGCACGCCGACGATAAGGGAGACGAGTGAGCCGATGAACGGAACCCAGGAAAAAAAGATGTTCGCGACGGTCAGCAAGCCGAATAGGATAATCGATTGCATGGCATGGAATTTAACGAATTGGCTTTGTTTCTCAATGACAAGAAAGATAATTCCCGTAACGAAGGTTAGCGCATAACATAGTAGACCAGCAACTTTCGGATCAAGATTGGTGGATGAAGCATCCAATTGCGGTTCATTCATAAGTATAAATACCTCCTTAATTTCAATATATGTACTGGGCTGAATAAAAAGTATTCGCTATGTTTAGAACTAATTCCTGTTTATTCTACAAATTTCTTATTTTTATTAAATTATTTTAATCAAAGAATTCGAAGGAAAAAATGAGTTTGAATTTGCTGGGCAATGCGAATAGTTGACGGAAGAGGATGCAGGAGTCATAATTATAGGAAATCAAAATGGGGTGAAAACTGCCCTTTTACGTGTTGTAATAATAAAGTCTTATTTTATATAGAAAGGAAACGAATCGGATTCAATGGGCATAGAGCGATTACTCGAAAAAGCGTCTTCTTACATTAAAGAACCGGATCTCAAGCGCATTCGGGAAGCATACGACTTCGCGGAACAAGCCCATCATGGACAGATGAGGAAATCCGGTGAACCTTATATTCTGCATCCGTTAGCGGTTGCGGAAATCGTCGTAGGCATGCAAATGGATGCTCTTTCTATTATTGCGGCCTTGCTTCATGATGTCGTTGAAGATACGACCGTTTCCTTGCAGGAAATTTATGATCACTTCGGCAGCGATTGTGCCATGCTTGTTGACGGGCTAACCAAGCTGGAGCGCATTAAGTTTCAATCCAAGGAAGAACAGCAAAATGAAAACTATCGGAAAATGTTTATTGCCATGGCACAGGACATCCGGGTGATTGTTATTAAGCTCGCGGATCGCCTGCATAATATGCGGACGCTTAAGTTTCAATCCGAAGAAAGTCAGCGCCGCATCGCCTATGAAACATTGGAGATTTTTTGTCCGATTGCCCACCGGCTCGGGATCTCGGCGATCAAGTGGGAAATGGAGGATATTTCCCTCCGTTACTTGAATCCTCAGCAATATTATCGGATCGCCAATCTAATGCACAAGAAGCGAGCGGAACGGGAAGAATTCATTAAGAATGTCATCGCCAAGATCCAGGAGAAGCTGGATGAAATGGGCGTTGAAGCAGAGCTGTCGGGTCGTCCAAAACACATTTATAGCGTCTATAAGAAGATGACGACGAAAAATAAGCAGTTTAATGAAATTTATGATTTGCTGGCTATTCGGATTATCGTCAGCAATATTAAAGACTGTTATGCGACCTTAGGGATTATACATACCCTTTGGAAGCCGATGCCGGGGCGGTTTAAGGACTATATCGCCATGCCGAAGGCAAATATGTACCAATCACTGCATACGACCGTAGTAGGCCCTACTGGAGAACCGACGGAGGTTCAAATCCGGACGAAGGAAATGCATCGGACTGCAGAATATGGGATTGCTGCCCATTGGGCTTATAAGGAAGGAACAGATGCGGGCACACCAGAGAATAAAATGACCTTTTTCCGTGAAATATTGGAGCTGCAGCATGAAGCCAAAGATGCTTCAGAGTTCGTGGAGTCGTTGAAGATGGACTTTTTCTCCGACCTAGTATTTGTCTTTACGCCATCGGGGGAAGTGATAGAGCTGCCGAAGGGCTCCGTACCGCTTGACTTCGCCTATCGTATTCATACCGAGGTGGGCAATCGGACGATCGGTGCTAAAGTGAATGGACGTATCGTACCGCTGGATCATAAGCTTAAGACCGGCGATATTGTCGAGATATTGACGTCAAAGCATTCTTATGGACCGAGTCAGGATTGGCTTAAAATTGCCCAATCCTCGCACGCCCGCAGTAAAATCAAGCAGTGGTTCAAAAAAGAGAAGCGGGAAGAAAATGTGGAGAAGGGTCGCGACGGCATAGAGCGTGAATTGAAACGTTCAGGCCTTGACGCTCCGCAATTTATGACAGAGGATAAGCTCCTTGAAGCGGCGAAGAAGTTTGCCTTCCATGATATCGAGGATATGCTGTCCGCCATCGGTTTTGGTGGGATTACCGCTTCCCAGGTCGTGACTAAGCTGACGGAGAAGCTGCGTAAAGAGCAGGAAGAAGCGGAGCAGATCGAGTTGACCTCCGAGGTCAAGGAAGTGAAGACCCAGGAAGTGCGAAGATCCCGGCCGACGAACGGTGTCGTCGTCAAAGGCATCGATAATTTGCTTGTACGCTTTGCTAGATGCTGCAACCCGGTACCGGGGGATGACATCATCGGCTACATTACCCGCGGGCGCGGTGTATCGGTTCACCGCAGCGATTGTCCGAATATTCCGACAGCAAACGACGGGGAAGAGGCAGCGCGCGTGATCGAAGTGGAATGGGAACATGCGGTGGAAGCAAACTATAGTGTCGATATCGAAATTACCGGGCATGATCGCCGCAACTTCTTGAATGAAGTGCTGCAAGCCGTCTCAGAGAGCAAGACGAATATCTCCGCGGTCTCTGGGCGATCGGATAAGAATAAGATGGCGCTCATTCATATGACGATCCTCATTCGCAATACAGACCATCTTCATTCCGTCGTGGAGAAGATCAAACGGGTTCAGGATGTATATACGGTTCACCGCATTATGCAGTAATTTAGCTGCAGGGTTGGAAGTAAAGGAGAAATGAATCGATGAGAGTTGTTGTGCAGCGCTGCAAGGAGGCAAAGGTTACGGTGGGGGATTCCGTAATCGGCCAAATTGGTCCTGGCTTAATGCTGCTCGTTGGCATTACGCATGAGGATACGGAGAAAGAGGCGGCGTACCTGGCGGATAAAATCGCCGGACTGCGGATATTTGAAGATGATGAAGGCAAGATGAATCGCAGTGTAGCAGACATTGGTGGAGCTATATTGTCGGTGTCTCAGTTTACCTTGTATGGGGATTGCCGCAAGGGCAAGCGACCGAGTTTCATCGCTGCAGCAAGACCGGATGTAGCTGAGCCGCTATACGAGCGTTTTAATCAATTGCTTCGCGATAAAGGCTTGGTGGTCGAAACGGGCAAATTCGGCGCAGATATGGACGTGCAGCTAACGAATTGGGGTCCTGTAACTTTAATGCTGGAGAGCCATCAGTCATCAATGGCGGAAACGCTGTAGCGTGAAGAGTAGAATACGATTTCTCTTTTCAGGGCAATCTGGAGAAGAGAGATCGTATTTTTATTTTGCCTAAATTTGCACAGCCCCATATTCAAAGGAGTTTATTTCATGCGACAGTCCCTTAAGGCAGATCAATGGCACCATCCATCGCTTATCCCAGCGGGAGATCGGACGGAGGCTCGCATGCTGTCCCGCGCAGCTAAGACGGAGGAGTACGAATGGATCCGGCTGGAGTTTAGACCAGGACGGGAGCTAACTCCCCGTTCTGGAGGATAGAGCCATTTGGCTCTATTTTGCATTGGTGATCGATTTGAGGTATTAGCGCGTTGTTATAAAAAATGATGTTCCGGGTAATAACATGCGAGAGAAAAAATCCTGGAAGGAGAGGACAGCCATGAGTAAGGTCGCTTTTTTGCTGGCTAACGACTTTGAAGATTCGGAAATGCAGGTTCCCTATGAAGAAGTGAAGAAGGCGGGACATGAAGCCGATATTATCGGCCTTGAAGCAGGGGAGACGCTGAAGGGAAAACAAGGCAAGGTTGAATATCAGGCGGACAAAGCTATCACCGATGTTAAAGTGGCTGATTATGACGCTGTGGTTATTCCGGGTGGGGCATCTCCCGAGAATCTTCGCTTAAATGACGGCATACTGCAATTTGTGAAAGAGGCTAATGAGGCGAAAAAAACAATTGCTGCGATTTGTCATGGGCCGCAAATATTGATTAGTGCTGACCTATTGAAAAGACGCACAATTACATGCTATCCTCCGCTAAAAGATGATGTGGTTAATGCTGGAGCCGAATTTAAAGATCAGGAGGTTGTCGTGGACGGCAACTATATTACTTCGCGCACGCCGAAGGATGAACCGGCCTTTGTGCGTGAAATTCTTCAGGCACTGCAATAGACGGGGAAGCTAGTTCTTTTCCGATCATCGGGTGATAAGGAGAGATCAACATGGCCAAACATATTCAAGC comes from the Paenibacillus lentus genome and includes:
- a CDS encoding DUF4870 domain-containing protein, with translation MNEPQLDASSTNLDPKVAGLLCYALTFVTGIIFLVIEKQSQFVKFHAMQSIILFGLLTVANIFFSWVPFIGSLVSLIVGVLSFVLWIVLMLMALQGKWFKVPYLGDFAEQQANNFK
- a CDS encoding RelA/SpoT family protein — its product is MGIERLLEKASSYIKEPDLKRIREAYDFAEQAHHGQMRKSGEPYILHPLAVAEIVVGMQMDALSIIAALLHDVVEDTTVSLQEIYDHFGSDCAMLVDGLTKLERIKFQSKEEQQNENYRKMFIAMAQDIRVIVIKLADRLHNMRTLKFQSEESQRRIAYETLEIFCPIAHRLGISAIKWEMEDISLRYLNPQQYYRIANLMHKKRAEREEFIKNVIAKIQEKLDEMGVEAELSGRPKHIYSVYKKMTTKNKQFNEIYDLLAIRIIVSNIKDCYATLGIIHTLWKPMPGRFKDYIAMPKANMYQSLHTTVVGPTGEPTEVQIRTKEMHRTAEYGIAAHWAYKEGTDAGTPENKMTFFREILELQHEAKDASEFVESLKMDFFSDLVFVFTPSGEVIELPKGSVPLDFAYRIHTEVGNRTIGAKVNGRIVPLDHKLKTGDIVEILTSKHSYGPSQDWLKIAQSSHARSKIKQWFKKEKREENVEKGRDGIERELKRSGLDAPQFMTEDKLLEAAKKFAFHDIEDMLSAIGFGGITASQVVTKLTEKLRKEQEEAEQIELTSEVKEVKTQEVRRSRPTNGVVVKGIDNLLVRFARCCNPVPGDDIIGYITRGRGVSVHRSDCPNIPTANDGEEAARVIEVEWEHAVEANYSVDIEITGHDRRNFLNEVLQAVSESKTNISAVSGRSDKNKMALIHMTILIRNTDHLHSVVEKIKRVQDVYTVHRIMQ
- the dtd gene encoding D-aminoacyl-tRNA deacylase codes for the protein MRVVVQRCKEAKVTVGDSVIGQIGPGLMLLVGITHEDTEKEAAYLADKIAGLRIFEDDEGKMNRSVADIGGAILSVSQFTLYGDCRKGKRPSFIAAARPDVAEPLYERFNQLLRDKGLVVETGKFGADMDVQLTNWGPVTLMLESHQSSMAETL
- a CDS encoding type 1 glutamine amidotransferase domain-containing protein, which gives rise to MSKVAFLLANDFEDSEMQVPYEEVKKAGHEADIIGLEAGETLKGKQGKVEYQADKAITDVKVADYDAVVIPGGASPENLRLNDGILQFVKEANEAKKTIAAICHGPQILISADLLKRRTITCYPPLKDDVVNAGAEFKDQEVVVDGNYITSRTPKDEPAFVREILQALQ